A genome region from Acidobacteriota bacterium includes the following:
- a CDS encoding radical SAM protein encodes MGLKPSRYNFFFDSEDGNKLAFNAYTTALALMSKEELEIAQEILKAPDNFRFNSKKKRELRDNLKKGGFLIEEEDDEFEALKVRNRTDRFSTSNFGLTIVPTLNCNFNCFYCYEEKKKIDMREEVEKALVKFVRQKTKNVRSFGVSWYGGEPTLRIDQIIRLTKKFKRICRENGCSYSASIVSNGYLLDREMAKTLKRFSLNSVQITIDGSKDIHDKRRHLRNGKGTFDKIIENIRNIQDILKVSIRVNVDKDNKDRIFELFDFIQESGLKDKISINIGQVKGYTDTCIGIQGNCFSDSDFAEFKVFFLKKIMEKGFSPQEYPKVRTGASCTADRLNSFVITPDGNIFKCWTEVAFSEENSIGNILKEPNPNQKRNWRKWLLWDPYENPECIECNILPICNGGCPYMGYKMKEEGKGNQQCVFWKYNLEKIVKLTYLNFQSQLKQKRGEKPKEFFNQKSYYSKKENQRKEVTKCNL; translated from the coding sequence ATGGGCCTTAAACCATCAAGATATAATTTCTTTTTTGATTCAGAAGATGGAAACAAATTGGCATTCAATGCATACACTACAGCTCTCGCATTGATGAGCAAAGAAGAACTCGAGATAGCTCAAGAAATCTTAAAAGCCCCAGACAATTTCAGATTCAATTCAAAAAAGAAAAGAGAGTTGAGAGATAATCTGAAGAAAGGTGGATTTTTAATTGAAGAGGAGGATGATGAGTTTGAAGCTTTAAAAGTCAGAAATAGAACAGATCGTTTTTCAACCTCAAATTTTGGACTCACGATTGTTCCAACCCTTAACTGCAATTTCAATTGCTTTTATTGCTATGAAGAGAAAAAGAAGATTGATATGAGAGAGGAAGTGGAAAAAGCCCTTGTTAAATTTGTGAGACAGAAGACCAAGAATGTTAGATCCTTTGGAGTTTCATGGTATGGAGGAGAACCTACATTGAGAATCGACCAAATAATAAGACTCACAAAGAAATTCAAAAGAATCTGCAGAGAAAATGGATGCTCTTATTCTGCCAGCATAGTTTCAAATGGATATTTACTTGATAGGGAGATGGCAAAAACTCTAAAAAGATTCTCCCTAAATTCAGTTCAGATAACAATAGATGGCTCTAAGGATATTCATGACAAAAGACGCCATCTCAGAAATGGAAAAGGGACATTTGATAAAATAATTGAAAATATAAGAAATATCCAGGATATTTTAAAAGTAAGCATCAGAGTCAATGTAGATAAAGATAATAAGGATAGAATATTTGAGCTTTTTGATTTCATCCAGGAGAGCGGGCTTAAGGACAAAATCTCGATAAACATAGGTCAAGTGAAAGGATATACAGATACATGTATAGGAATTCAAGGGAATTGTTTTTCAGACTCTGATTTTGCAGAATTTAAGGTTTTCTTCCTAAAGAAAATAATGGAAAAAGGTTTTTCGCCTCAAGAATATCCAAAAGTGAGAACAGGGGCTTCTTGCACAGCAGACAGACTGAATAGTTTTGTTATTACTCCTGATGGAAATATCTTCAAATGCTGGACAGAGGTTGCCTTTTCAGAGGAGAACTCAATTGGAAACATATTAAAAGAACCTAACCCAAACCAGAAAAGAAACTGGAGGAAATGGCTTCTATGGGATCCATATGAAAACCCTGAGTGTATTGAATGCAACATATTGCCAATATGCAATGGTGGTTGTCCTTATATGGGATATAAAATGAAAGAAGAAGGAAAAGGAAATCAGCAATGTGTCTTTTGGAAATACAACCTTGAAAAGATAGTTAAATTAACTTATTTAAATTTTCAATCTCAATTAAAGCAGAAAAGAGGAGAAAAACCAAAGGAATTTTTTAATCAAAAATCTTATTACTCTAAAAAAGAAAATCAAAGAAAGGAGGTAACAAAATGCAATTTATAA
- a CDS encoding tetratricopeptide repeat protein produces MVQIIILLFLFLIDNFSLFGIEIKDIIKNADLFLDISEYENAIEYYKKALVFRPKIIDIRKNIAYAYFQLDEKEKAIKSLEEELTLFPENGDAYDLLVYILFKQNRIEETYDLFENYRISLKSKIKSHNLGLGDFALGIYFKDTKNYSEAKRYLKRAMERGYDKTKCYIKLIEIELIHDNFESIRNVINEAFNLCGNQPEIFFMEGIHYFEKSKINLSFLQKAVEKFENAISLNPYFEEVLFNLAAIYYNFKDFNKASEYFERILNISPENSEARFFLKCSLYKSKKSTIEPDISLEECPEKIDLKKTLRENIEYKYQFKNDRSFILQNINSLALSYIRNGNLNKAIEKLLHGIKVWEESPVINYNLGMIYFLLDSLKEAERYAIRATKSFFKSGKKVKFYFGIGPPPKERPGKIFSTEFMPIEKWSFELALERGNHFLEAYDLLGNIYFKAKEFDKSIKAFKKVIEINSNDALGYYNLGCAYFALREFSEAEENWKKAIKYDKRKKEKGEEPKEAVSGEVRRISVIVLKRTVSFHSYKSLGSLYAERGEIKKAIESYRKAIDIFPTDADCYYELGKLYLKEGDKQNAIKYLKKYLEYGTEREKEVKELLEKLQKRNY; encoded by the coding sequence GTGGTGCAAATAATTATATTACTGTTTCTTTTTTTGATTGATAATTTTTCATTATTTGGAATTGAGATAAAAGACATTATTAAAAATGCTGACCTATTCTTAGATATTTCAGAATATGAAAATGCTATTGAGTATTATAAAAAAGCTCTTGTTTTTAGGCCAAAAATAATAGATATACGCAAAAACATAGCTTATGCCTATTTTCAGCTAGATGAAAAAGAAAAAGCTATAAAGTCTCTCGAAGAAGAATTAACCTTATTTCCAGAAAATGGAGATGCATATGATCTTTTAGTTTATATATTGTTCAAACAAAATAGAATTGAAGAAACTTATGATTTATTTGAAAATTACAGGATTTCTTTAAAATCAAAAATAAAGAGCCATAATTTAGGCTTAGGAGATTTTGCCCTTGGGATATATTTTAAAGATACCAAAAACTATAGTGAAGCAAAAAGATATCTAAAGAGAGCTATGGAAAGGGGATATGATAAGACTAAATGTTACATAAAATTGATAGAAATAGAGTTAATTCATGATAATTTCGAATCTATCAGAAATGTAATCAATGAAGCATTCAATTTATGCGGTAACCAACCTGAAATTTTTTTTATGGAAGGTATCCATTACTTTGAAAAATCAAAAATCAACCTTTCTTTTCTTCAAAAAGCTGTAGAAAAATTTGAAAATGCAATTTCTCTTAATCCTTACTTTGAGGAAGTATTGTTTAATTTAGCTGCTATATATTACAATTTTAAGGATTTTAATAAGGCATCAGAGTACTTTGAAAGAATTTTGAATATCTCTCCAGAGAACTCGGAAGCTCGATTTTTCTTAAAATGTAGTCTTTACAAATCAAAAAAATCCACCATTGAGCCTGATATCTCTTTGGAAGAATGTCCAGAAAAAATAGATTTAAAGAAAACCCTTCGGGAAAATATTGAATATAAGTATCAATTTAAGAATGACAGATCTTTTATCTTGCAGAACATTAATTCCTTAGCTCTATCTTATATAAGAAATGGAAATTTAAATAAGGCTATCGAAAAACTCCTTCATGGAATTAAAGTTTGGGAGGAATCGCCTGTGATTAATTACAATCTTGGTATGATTTATTTTCTCCTTGATAGTCTGAAAGAGGCTGAGAGATATGCTATTAGAGCCACTAAGTCGTTCTTTAAGTCTGGGAAAAAAGTAAAATTTTATTTTGGGATAGGCCCTCCTCCGAAAGAACGACCAGGAAAAATCTTCTCTACCGAATTTATGCCAATCGAAAAATGGAGCTTTGAGTTAGCCTTAGAAAGGGGAAATCATTTCTTAGAAGCCTATGATCTCCTTGGAAATATATACTTTAAAGCAAAAGAATTTGATAAATCTATCAAGGCGTTTAAAAAGGTTATTGAAATAAATAGCAATGACGCTCTTGGTTATTACAACTTGGGATGCGCATATTTTGCCCTAAGAGAATTCTCTGAGGCAGAGGAAAATTGGAAAAAGGCAATTAAGTATGACAAACGAAAAAAGGAAAAGGGAGAGGAACCTAAAGAAGCTGTATCAGGAGAGGTTAGAAGGATATCTGTGATAGTTTTAAAAAGAACGGTTTCCTTTCATTCATACAAATCATTAGGTTCTCTTTACGCAGAGAGAGGAGAGATAAAAAAAGCCATCGAGAGTTACAGAAAAGCAATCGATATATTTCCAACAGATGCTGATTGTTACTATGAATTAGGTAAATTATATCTTAAAGAAGGAGATAAACAGAATGCCATTAAATATTTAAAAAAATACTTAGAGTATGGCACAGAAAGAGAGAAAGAGGTAAAAGAATTGCTGGAGAAACTACAAAAGAGAAACTATTAA
- a CDS encoding ABC transporter ATP-binding protein, which produces MNRNSNLFRFIKYFKPYTSRIIESAILMFSTSLLELPLPLITMFIIDDVIVERNYGLLNLLCFALFGILLLRLVSGFAQGYLLEYFRQRVSADLRMNLFNHILKLPLSFYKETQSGYMMSRVLNDISATHGLFADTILNILRSSLTLLFGTAIIFIINWRLAFLSIVFLPLFIFSILFFSKRIRSMSKETQERFAKVSLVLSESLQASEVVKSFGREKGESLKFFSKVNQFIKQSVETFLLGRTAGTFTSFIGGVAPLLILFYGGKEIMDGNLTIGGFVAFNSFLGYLYGPVQNLIGANLSIQGALGAVDRIFEILNKEKEDFDKGKILNHFKGEISIKKLSFSYDGKNKILDNISLDIYPGEKIGIAGESGSGKTTLVNLLLRLYEIKEGEILIDGINTKDISLKSLRENIGIVHQETFLFTGKISENIRYGRQDTKEKEIEEVAKIANLHNFIITLPHGYETEVGERGMKLSGGERQRIAIARMILKNPSIIILDEATSHLDYKNEKEIFDTLFTLFRGKTFIIITHRIFSLEIADRIVIIDKGRIVNIGNSEMILNEYQIASKVKEEKILIH; this is translated from the coding sequence ATGAATAGGAATTCCAATCTCTTCCGATTCATAAAATATTTCAAACCCTACACATCAAGAATAATTGAATCAGCCATATTGATGTTCTCCACATCTCTTCTTGAACTCCCTCTTCCTTTAATTACCATGTTTATAATAGATGATGTTATTGTTGAGAGAAACTATGGGCTACTGAATCTCCTATGTTTTGCTCTTTTTGGTATCCTTCTTCTAAGGCTTGTCTCAGGCTTTGCTCAGGGTTATCTTCTTGAGTATTTCAGGCAGAGAGTTTCAGCAGATTTGAGGATGAACCTTTTCAATCACATATTGAAACTTCCTCTTTCTTTTTACAAAGAAACCCAGAGTGGGTATATGATGTCAAGGGTATTAAATGATATATCAGCTACCCATGGTCTTTTTGCTGATACAATACTTAACATCTTAAGAAGCTCTCTGACATTATTATTTGGAACAGCAATCATATTCATAATAAACTGGAGATTGGCCTTCCTTTCCATTGTATTTCTTCCTCTTTTTATATTCTCAATTTTGTTTTTCTCCAAAAGAATAAGGTCAATGAGTAAAGAAACTCAGGAAAGATTCGCAAAGGTATCCCTTGTCCTTTCTGAATCCCTTCAAGCATCTGAGGTTGTAAAATCCTTTGGAAGGGAAAAAGGAGAATCTTTAAAGTTTTTCTCAAAAGTAAATCAATTCATAAAACAGAGTGTAGAGACATTCCTTTTAGGAAGAACTGCAGGAACTTTTACATCCTTTATAGGAGGAGTTGCTCCATTACTTATTCTCTTCTATGGAGGAAAAGAGATAATGGATGGAAATTTAACGATAGGAGGTTTTGTTGCATTCAATTCCTTTTTGGGATACCTCTATGGACCTGTCCAGAATCTAATCGGAGCTAATCTTTCGATTCAGGGAGCCTTAGGAGCAGTAGATAGAATATTTGAAATACTGAATAAAGAAAAAGAGGATTTTGATAAAGGTAAAATTCTCAATCATTTCAAAGGAGAGATTTCAATCAAGAAACTGAGTTTTTCCTATGATGGGAAAAATAAAATATTGGATAATATCTCCTTGGATATATATCCAGGAGAAAAAATTGGTATAGCTGGAGAATCAGGCTCTGGAAAAACAACTTTAGTAAATTTACTTTTGAGACTCTATGAAATAAAAGAAGGTGAGATTCTTATAGATGGAATTAATACAAAAGATATTTCCTTAAAAAGCTTAAGAGAAAACATAGGAATTGTCCATCAGGAGACATTTCTCTTTACAGGAAAAATCTCTGAGAATATAAGATATGGAAGGCAGGATACAAAGGAAAAAGAGATAGAAGAGGTGGCAAAGATTGCAAATCTCCACAACTTCATCATCACTCTTCCTCATGGTTATGAAACTGAGGTAGGAGAAAGAGGGATGAAACTTTCAGGAGGAGAGCGTCAGAGGATTGCCATAGCGAGGATGATTCTAAAAAACCCCTCGATTATAATACTTGATGAAGCAACCTCCCATCTGGACTATAAAAATGAAAAAGAGATTTTTGATACTCTATTCACTCTATTCAGAGGAAAAACATTCATCATAATAACTCATAGAATTTTTTCCCTTGAGATTGCTGATAGAATTGTAATAATAGACAAAGGAAGAATAGTTAACATCGGAAATTCAGAAATGATATTGAATGAATATCAAATAGCTTCAAAAGTAAAAGAAGAGAAGATTCTCATTCATTAA
- the hrcA gene encoding heat-inducible transcriptional repressor HrcA — protein MLIFFVMVLNDRYKQILKMVIDDYLSSGQPVGSRTIARKLGFGLSPATIRNIMADLEDWGYLTHPYTSAGRVPTDKGLRFYVDTFLTPRFLSEEEKEKIESNISNYKGSIDSVLNTTSKVLSDLSESMGIVISPSFEKIIFKNIHFEKLSFGNILMILVTPSNVLVTRIFKEKEYLTQDVLNRLSDYLEKNFAGKNLEIAMEYLLKEIPTQELLYNKMLKKLSTFLKNNISEGKEKYEVYLEGRENLIGKPDLIDLDALKNLIRTIEEKTKFVRFLESIVDFHGVQVFFGSDVNFLSFFPFTLVVSKYELGNENFGSLGILGSRIMPYNRIIPLVDFTAKSLSSILS, from the coding sequence TTGTTAATATTTTTTGTAATGGTTCTTAACGATAGATACAAACAAATACTAAAAATGGTGATAGATGATTATTTATCCAGTGGTCAGCCCGTGGGCTCAAGAACAATAGCAAGAAAATTAGGCTTTGGATTGAGTCCAGCAACCATAAGAAATATTATGGCTGATTTAGAAGATTGGGGATACTTAACCCATCCTTACACTTCTGCGGGTAGAGTTCCAACTGACAAAGGACTGAGGTTTTATGTTGACACTTTTTTAACTCCCAGATTTCTAAGCGAAGAAGAAAAGGAGAAAATTGAATCAAATATCTCAAACTATAAAGGTTCTATAGATTCAGTTCTGAACACAACTTCTAAAGTCTTGTCAGATCTCTCAGAGAGTATGGGAATAGTAATATCTCCTTCATTTGAAAAAATAATTTTTAAAAATATCCATTTTGAAAAGCTTTCATTTGGAAATATTCTTATGATCCTCGTAACGCCCTCTAATGTTCTCGTTACTCGAATTTTTAAAGAGAAAGAGTATCTAACTCAAGATGTGTTGAACAGACTCTCTGATTATCTTGAGAAGAATTTTGCTGGGAAAAACCTTGAAATTGCAATGGAATATCTGCTAAAAGAAATTCCCACGCAAGAGCTTCTTTATAACAAAATGCTGAAGAAATTATCCACATTTTTAAAAAATAATATATCAGAAGGAAAGGAAAAGTATGAAGTATACCTTGAAGGAAGAGAGAATCTTATTGGAAAACCAGATTTAATAGATTTGGATGCACTTAAAAATCTTATAAGAACTATTGAAGAAAAAACTAAATTTGTTAGGTTTTTAGAATCCATAGTGGATTTTCATGGAGTTCAGGTATTTTTCGGTTCAGATGTTAATTTCTTATCTTTTTTTCCTTTTACCCTTGTTGTTTCAAAATATGAACTTGGAAATGAGAATTTCGGATCGCTGGGCATACTGGGCTCTCGAATAATGCCTTACAACAGGATAATTCCGTTGGTAGATTTTACAGCTAAATCTTTATCATCAATTCTAAGTTAG
- a CDS encoding nucleotide exchange factor GrpE, with protein sequence MKKSSNGKEKKTETEMKDMAEKEELKSEEESKEEKLSPEAKIKILEEEIEKIKKEKDDVYDKYLRKLAEFDNYRKRIEKEKSEFQEFLLGEFIKELIPFFDNFEIALKNKEFEEKEGFRKGVELIFKSLKDTFFKMGLVEINDVGKEFDPFIHEAISKEESTEVKIPVVEDVFHKGYSFRNRLLRPCIVKVKIPKEEKALNINLQEEEEKIN encoded by the coding sequence ATGAAAAAAAGTTCAAATGGAAAAGAGAAAAAAACAGAAACTGAAATGAAAGACATGGCGGAAAAAGAAGAATTAAAATCTGAGGAAGAATCTAAAGAAGAAAAATTAAGTCCTGAAGCTAAGATAAAAATATTGGAAGAGGAAATAGAAAAAATAAAGAAAGAAAAAGATGATGTTTATGATAAATACTTAAGAAAGTTGGCTGAATTCGATAATTATAGAAAAAGAATCGAAAAAGAAAAAAGTGAATTCCAGGAGTTTCTTTTAGGAGAATTTATAAAAGAGTTAATTCCTTTCTTTGATAATTTTGAAATTGCTTTAAAAAATAAAGAGTTCGAAGAAAAAGAAGGATTTAGAAAAGGAGTTGAATTGATATTTAAATCATTGAAAGATACTTTTTTCAAGATGGGATTGGTTGAAATAAATGATGTAGGAAAAGAATTTGACCCATTTATTCATGAGGCAATTTCAAAAGAAGAATCAACTGAAGTTAAAATTCCGGTTGTGGAGGATGTTTTTCATAAAGGTTATTCATTCAGAAACAGACTCTTGAGACCCTGCATTGTTAAAGTTAAAATACCTAAAGAAGAAAAGGCTTTAAACATAAATTTACAGGAGGAAGAAGAAAAAATAAATTAA
- the dnaJ gene encoding molecular chaperone DnaJ, with the protein MTKKDYYEILNVSRNSTQEEIKKAYRNMALKYHPDRNPSNKEAEEKFKEAAEAYSVLGDPEKRKIYDTYGHSGFKGEVFRDFDFFSSSLFREFEDILGDFFGFDFFSPGKKRRGGYPRKGDDIWAEIEITLEEAFNGIDRELEILSEELCEECGGSGAQKGTGRISCPSCGGTGNIRFQQGFFSISRTCSHCGGTGEIIKSPCRECEGIGKSKKKKKIKIKIPAGVDSGARLRIQGEGEIGERGGGRGDLYIVVKVKEHRFFKRDGDNLYCEIPISFSQAALGTEIRIHTLDGIERLKIPEGTQTGTEFRIKGKGIKRLGGYGRGDLFILIKVVTPKSLSKEEKKLYEEISRLRYEKTEFDYK; encoded by the coding sequence ATGACAAAAAAAGATTATTATGAGATCCTCAATGTATCAAGGAATTCGACTCAGGAAGAAATTAAAAAGGCTTACCGTAATATGGCTTTAAAATACCATCCTGATAGAAACCCAAGTAATAAAGAGGCTGAAGAAAAATTTAAAGAAGCTGCTGAAGCATATTCAGTTCTGGGCGATCCTGAAAAGAGAAAGATATACGATACGTATGGTCATAGTGGGTTTAAAGGAGAAGTTTTTAGAGATTTTGATTTCTTTTCCTCTTCTTTATTCAGGGAATTCGAAGATATCTTGGGGGATTTTTTTGGTTTTGACTTTTTCAGTCCTGGTAAAAAGAGACGAGGGGGATATCCAAGAAAAGGGGATGATATCTGGGCTGAAATAGAAATCACTCTTGAAGAGGCATTCAATGGGATTGACAGAGAGCTTGAAATATTAAGTGAAGAATTGTGTGAAGAGTGTGGAGGAAGCGGGGCCCAGAAGGGCACGGGAAGAATATCCTGCCCCTCTTGTGGAGGAACTGGAAATATAAGATTTCAGCAGGGATTTTTTTCTATTTCAAGGACATGCAGTCATTGCGGAGGAACCGGAGAGATAATAAAAAGTCCCTGCAGAGAATGTGAGGGAATAGGAAAAAGTAAAAAGAAGAAAAAAATAAAAATAAAAATACCTGCAGGTGTGGATTCAGGAGCGAGATTAAGAATTCAGGGTGAAGGAGAAATTGGAGAAAGAGGAGGAGGACGGGGAGATTTATATATAGTAGTAAAGGTAAAAGAGCATCGGTTTTTTAAAAGAGATGGAGATAATTTATACTGTGAGATCCCAATTTCATTCTCCCAGGCAGCCCTTGGAACTGAAATAAGAATTCACACCCTTGATGGAATTGAAAGACTTAAGATACCAGAGGGAACACAAACAGGAACTGAATTTAGAATAAAAGGAAAGGGAATTAAAAGATTGGGAGGATATGGAAGGGGGGATTTATTCATTTTAATAAAAGTTGTTACACCTAAAAGTCTTTCCAAGGAAGAGAAAAAACTGTATGAAGAAATTTCTCGTTTGAGATATGAAAAAACAGAATTTGACTACAAATAA
- a CDS encoding RsmE family RNA methyltransferase, giving the protein MTAQRFYIGEKEIRGNKIILDGNEYYHVFKVLRKNIGDRVFLFDGKGVEFKAEVFSIKRDGAELLILERKVMKREYPFLTLAQALNRWEKVDWIVEKSSEMGIDRIIPVITKRSRRFLNDDFERKKIERWKKISLEATKQSGGSFLPEVSPPVRLEELVKMDFEKKYYFSEKSGILLRDVINKKPKDCIFLIGPEGGFDEEEDLLLKQSNFFPISLGKRIWKAETASIGSLAIFLHFWKT; this is encoded by the coding sequence GTGACAGCCCAGAGATTTTATATAGGCGAGAAGGAAATAAGGGGAAATAAAATAATTTTAGATGGAAATGAATACTATCATGTATTTAAGGTGTTGAGAAAAAACATAGGTGATAGAGTTTTTCTTTTTGATGGAAAAGGTGTTGAATTTAAAGCAGAAGTTTTCTCAATAAAAAGGGATGGTGCTGAACTTTTGATTTTAGAAAGGAAAGTTATGAAGAGAGAATATCCTTTCTTGACCCTTGCTCAGGCTCTCAACAGGTGGGAAAAGGTTGACTGGATAGTTGAAAAAAGCTCTGAGATGGGAATTGATAGAATAATTCCTGTCATTACAAAGAGGTCAAGGAGGTTTTTGAACGATGATTTTGAGAGAAAAAAAATCGAAAGGTGGAAGAAAATATCGTTAGAAGCGACAAAACAATCTGGTGGTTCATTTCTTCCGGAAGTCAGCCCACCGGTTCGGCTTGAAGAACTTGTTAAGATGGATTTTGAAAAGAAGTATTATTTTTCAGAAAAATCAGGAATTCTTTTAAGGGATGTAATAAATAAAAAACCAAAGGATTGTATTTTTTTGATAGGACCTGAAGGAGGATTTGATGAGGAAGAGGATCTACTTTTGAAACAATCTAATTTCTTTCCGATTTCGTTAGGGAAAAGAATCTGGAAAGCTGAGACTGCTTCAATAGGTTCTTTAGCAATATTTTTACATTTCTGGAAAACTTAG
- a CDS encoding protein kinase encodes MFLKGQKIGKYIILEALGSGGFGSVYLAEDTWISKKVALKIPHKQNSDLINLLKEPRLQAALNHPNIVQILTADKIDGVFVIVMEYIRGETLEAVLNKEGKLRVSKALEYTIQICNGVDHAHEKNVIHRDLRPSNILIGEDGGIKIADFGTSAWIEGIPYATTKIGSPPYMAPEQFSGKSSYASDIYSIGCIFYEMLAGRPPIVDPNPFEIEKRALQGEAIPLSRVNPSVPKEVSSICMKALRPKKEERYQRASEISRDIELYLGKNPYESEISDIKSRIKARENRKEKVCWNCKKIIFSQIEVCPYCGEKQVKS; translated from the coding sequence ATGTTCTTAAAAGGTCAGAAAATAGGGAAGTATATAATTTTGGAGGCTCTTGGCTCTGGTGGCTTTGGGTCAGTATATTTAGCTGAAGATACATGGATATCAAAAAAGGTTGCTTTAAAAATTCCCCATAAACAGAACTCTGATTTAATAAATCTATTGAAGGAACCAAGACTTCAAGCAGCTTTAAATCATCCAAATATAGTCCAGATTTTAACCGCTGATAAAATTGATGGGGTTTTTGTGATTGTGATGGAGTATATAAGAGGAGAAACTCTGGAGGCTGTGTTAAATAAAGAAGGGAAATTAAGAGTTTCAAAGGCATTAGAATATACAATACAGATATGCAATGGAGTTGACCATGCTCACGAGAAGAATGTGATACACAGAGATCTCAGGCCTTCTAACATCTTAATAGGTGAAGATGGAGGTATAAAAATTGCTGATTTTGGAACATCCGCCTGGATTGAAGGCATTCCATATGCAACTACAAAGATTGGCTCTCCACCCTACATGGCTCCAGAACAATTTAGTGGGAAATCATCCTATGCTTCTGATATTTATTCTATCGGATGTATATTCTATGAAATGCTCGCAGGAAGACCACCCATAGTAGATCCAAATCCATTTGAGATAGAGAAAAGAGCATTGCAAGGAGAAGCGATTCCTCTTTCAAGGGTGAATCCTTCTGTTCCTAAGGAAGTATCTTCAATCTGTATGAAGGCTCTCAGGCCAAAAAAAGAAGAGAGATATCAGAGAGCATCAGAAATTTCAAGAGATATTGAGTTGTATCTGGGCAAAAATCCCTACGAGTCAGAAATCTCTGATATTAAAAGTAGAATAAAAGCAAGAGAAAATAGGAAGGAGAAGGTTTGCTGGAACTGTAAAAAGATAATTTTTTCCCAGATAGAAGTTTGCCCATACTGTGGGGAAAAACAAGTAAAATCATAA
- a CDS encoding TonB family protein — protein MIVSKKAKKRTKRWLTFLFSILIHVAVFLPAIVIPLLMTENLPKFSITTAFLAPIPPPPPPPPKKMREVPQEKIAETKPAEPGKLIAPMEIPETIAEEDLSKIGVEGEVEMGVFGGVIGGILGETIKGAVGENIEAPVRAIGDIQPPKLIKRVEPEYPSLALKARVEGVVILEAMTDIYGRVQTVKVLRSIPLLDQAAIDAVRQWQYEPMIINGIPRPVIFIVTVVFELKK, from the coding sequence ATGATTGTATCCAAAAAAGCAAAAAAAAGAACAAAAAGATGGTTAACTTTTCTTTTTTCTATATTAATTCATGTAGCAGTTTTCCTCCCTGCAATAGTTATACCTCTTTTAATGACTGAAAATTTACCAAAATTTTCTATCACAACAGCATTTTTAGCACCTATACCACCACCTCCACCACCTCCACCGAAGAAGATGCGCGAGGTACCACAAGAAAAAATAGCAGAAACTAAGCCTGCTGAACCAGGAAAACTCATTGCTCCAATGGAAATTCCTGAAACTATAGCTGAAGAAGATTTGAGTAAAATTGGTGTCGAAGGTGAAGTAGAAATGGGAGTTTTTGGAGGAGTTATTGGAGGAATCTTGGGAGAAACAATTAAAGGAGCTGTTGGAGAAAATATTGAAGCTCCTGTAAGAGCAATAGGCGACATTCAACCTCCAAAGCTAATTAAAAGAGTTGAGCCTGAATATCCCTCCCTTGCGCTTAAGGCAAGAGTCGAAGGAGTAGTTATTTTAGAGGCCATGACTGATATATACGGCCGAGTTCAGACAGTAAAAGTTTTAAGGTCTATTCCATTATTGGATCAGGCCGCTATTGATGCTGTTAGACAATGGCAGTATGAACCAATGATCATAAATGGAATACCAAGACCTGTTATTTTTATTGTAACAGTTGTCTTCGAGCTAAAGAAATAA